CATGCCTCGATTTCGGCCAAGTCCCAGGCAACATTTCTGCTGGTGAGTGCAATGCGACGTGGGAACTCTCCACGCTGCTCCATGTTAAAGATCGTGCGCTCAGACAGTGGAATCATCGCCAGGAGCTTTTTACGATTGATGAGTGTCTTGTTTGTCTCTGCCTGCATTCCTTCGCCTCCTTAATTCACACGCGAGCATGTGTTTGAGTCACACGTAGTTGCGGTCACCGCGTGTCCATGGCTTTGGGTTCACTCTTGCGCTCCACTCTTCACTTCCACCGCCTGGTCAGGCGGGGCAGCACTTGAAAACTTCCGACGCGGTGAGTGCATTAGGCAGTTAGTCAAACGCATGCTTATGTTTAAAGCCAGCGTGAAACGGGAGATGAAGCGCTCCCCGTTGTTCCAGAAGTGCGCCCGCTATCGGGGCACTCCCGGCGACTTGAGAAATGCGGTGGCGCTCACCCCGTATTCCTGTTTATCAGAGGTTGCCCGCTTCGAGGAGAAGAGCAGCGAGTACTGCCGCGACTTCCACTCGGCGAATGCGACCAAGTTCTTCGACGCCCGTCCCAGCTCGCTGCAGCCGAATACGAAGGCGCCGCCACATCAGAATGGCCACCGTGTATAGGAAGATCCGCCAAACCATAAAGAAGCTCGCGTGCGCCTTGATCCATTGCTCCCAGGCAGCGGCGCCGCCGACAGCCCGAATCCCCAGCAAGTTGATCGCAACAGCCACACCGATCAGAAGGCCAACCCAGATTGTTGCGCGCCCCACGGATCGCATGACCAACCTCGCGCCGCGACGCTCGCCAAACCAGGTCACAGGCTGCTCCGTTCGCACAGCGCGAGATCAGACGAACAGCCGCTCCCCGTCTGGTCGTCGAAAAACAGCGCGTACTGGCGCCCGCCGCGCGCCGTGCGGCACCACTCGACCAGGCGCCGGATACCGGAGTACTTCCCGGGTCGATCCACATCGGTCGGATCCTTCCTCACCGGAAAAAACGTCGCCGCATGGCGCTTGTTGGCCGCGGCCACCACGCGCTCCCAGCGCTCGATGCGGTCGATGTGCCCAGGGAAACGCTTGGCGATCGAACGCAGCTCCGACTTGCAGGCATGGATGCAGGGCATGCAGCCGACGCGGCCCATGCCCAAGGCATACAGCGGGTTGGGCGCGATGCCGTGGTCGGCGTGCTTCTTCCACACGTCCTGCAGTTTCCAATCGAAGATCGGCCGCCACAGATAACAACCGGATTCATGCCGGTTGATGCGCGGCTGCCGGGCGCGGTGCCGGCTTTCCTCGGCGCGGATCCCGAGCCACTGCACGACCGGACCCCGGCGCAGCATCGGAAGCACCACGTGCTCCGTGATCGGAAGCTCCTTGAGCTCGGAGGTGCAGAACTGCGCCATCCTCGAAGGAAAGCGTCCCTTCGTGATGCACAGATCCAGGTACGGGTTGCCGGTGGGCTCGTGCAGGTCCGCCGCCTCGCGCACCAGCGCATCGGGGATGCCCATGCGCGGCCAGTGTTCGAGGATGTAGGCCTTGTGCTTGGCCATCCTCGCGCGGAAGTCCGCCTTCACCCATTCGATCGGCGGCCCGCCGGTGCGCTCGGGAAGCCGCTGCACGTATTCGTAGGTGAGTTCGTGCTCGTTGCCGGTGTCCGCGAACACCGCGCGGTAGTCCCGCCCCGATTCCAGGGCCAGCAGGTAGGTCGCGGTGGAGTCCTTCCCACCGGAGACGTTCACCAGGTGCTGCACGCGCCGGAAGTGGCTGCCGGCGTTCATGGGGTGCTCCGCGGCTTCTGGATCTCCTGCACGCGGTCCCGTGTCGGATCACCCTGGTAGATGCCGCGCGAGCCGGCGGCGCGCGTGCTGTAACGCTGGATCAGCGTCATCGGCGAATTGCCGGCCAGGTCCCGGCGCAGCTCCAGCTCGGTCTTGAGGTTCTGGATCTCCTGCTCCAGGGCGCTGCTCTCCTGGTCCACGGCCTTGGTGGCGAGTTCGTTGGCCGCGACGTTGGGCTCCTTGCGACCGGTCAGCAGGGTGCGCTGCAGCAGCAGGGCTTTCTCCATCACGCTGGCGAGCGCGACTTCCGACGCGAGGCGCTTGCCCAGCAGATCCTGATCGGGCTCGTCGCGCAGCGCCTCGATCACCGCACGCGTGAGCGGCAGGGAAGCGCTGCCGGCCGCGTCCAGGTTCGCCGAGGTCGGCGACTTCGCGCCGATCACGAGGTCCTGCAGCGCTTTCAGCTTGACCTCGTACTCTTCCTGGATCAGCGGCGTGAGGCCCACGCCGGGCGTGGTCGAGGTCTTGGTACACGTCTGGCACGTGCGCTGTTCGCGCTCACCCAGCACCCGGGTCGCCCAGGTGGCGGCGGCCTGCGGCGAAGACCACGTCTGGCAGGTCAGGCGCCCATTGCACTGGCCCGCTGCGATGGAGGACGTGTCGGTGGCTCCGCGTCCGTTGAGCAGGTTGTAGCCAGCCCGCGTCACATCGCCCACGACCTTGATCGGCGACTGGCCCGATCCACCGGCGTTGCCGCCGCCCACCCAGGGAACGCCGCTGTTGCCCTTGTTGCTCTCCGCGCGTTCGATCGCGGAAACCGCGTCGGTGCTGGCCACCGCCTGCTTGAGGGCCATGCCTTCCGCGAGCTGGTCCCAACCGGTCTGGCCGCCCGCCATGTCCGCCATGCGGCCGGCGATCGCGCGGCAGGTCATCTTGGAGCGGTCGAAGTCCAGGCGTGCCTGCAGGATGCCGTTGGTCAGCAGGTTGTAGAGCCCGGGATCGGCCCGCTGGATGATGAGCGCCGGCAGCGACGCCACGGCGCTGGTGGCGCTCTGGATGACGTTGCTCATGATCGACTGGAAGCCGTTCGTGACCCCGTTGAGCTGGTTGCGGAGCGTGGTCGTGATGCTCATGTCGCCGCAGATCAGATTGCTGTTCCAGCCCACGCCGACCCCGATGCTCTGCATGTTGCCCGCCGGACCCATCGATACCGCCCGGCCGCCTCCGATGCTGTAGAGCACATCGCTGCCGATGACGCTGCCGCTGGATCGGATGCCGTCCTCATCGATGCGTGTCTGTGCGGTGGACGTGGTGCAGAGCGCCGCCAGAACGACCAGCGCGGCGATGTCGCGGGCACGCGTGTGGCGACGCCGCGGCGGGTGTGGGGTGTCTTTCATCCAGGGGCCTCCGTCAGAAATCCACGCTGCCGAGAAAAACCTGCCCGCGCCGCTGGCAGCAGCTGTACGGGCGCCAGAGCGCCCAGGCGTAATCGCCCTGCTGCGCCTGCACGAAGGGCCCGGAATGCGGAAACACCGAGCAGCGGCTCGACAGGGTGGGGGTCAGTTCCTGCCATTTGCCCGAGTCGGGATTGCTCTCCACCAGCGGCCCGGCGGGCCAATAGCCTGCGTAAGAGCGCGCGAGCAGCGGCTGGTACACGTGGGGCTGTCCGGTGCGCGTCACCACGTCCCCGGCCCGCTGCGCGACCACGGCGCCGCTCCAGTGGTCGTGGGTCTGGTGCAGGAAGCCGCCCCGTGGATAGACGTTGCCCCAGAGATTGGCCGTGAGCCGCGAACCGATTTCCCGGACGCCGGGCGTGAGCGATTCGGGGTACACCGCCTCGGGCACGTTGTACCGCCAGGCCAGCGTGTCGAACGTGCTGAGCAGGTAGGGAACGAAGGGCGTTCCCGCCCCCTCGCAGGTGTATCCCGAGCGGCTGGCGAACGCGCTGAAGGCGGCGCCCGCGGGATGGCCGATCACGTCGGCATTCTTGAACTTGGCGAGATTGTTCTCGTGCTCCTCGTTCGTCGTGCCGTCGCCGCCGGCCTGGGCGGTGGGGTTGGGCGTGCTCATGGCGCGCACCTCGACCCAGGGGTTGGCCCCGGTGTTGCTGTAGCTGGAGACGACCGCATCCGGGACGTAGTGCCGCACCTTGACCGAGGTGCGGACGGTGCAGCCACTGGTGGTGCAGTAGAGCCAGTAGCAGATACCCGCGATGCGATAGGCCAGGCAATCGGGCGAGAGAGCAGCGGTCACGATGCTCGCGGTGTTGAGCGCGAAGGATGGCCC
The DNA window shown above is from Acidovorax sp. NCPPB 4044 and carries:
- a CDS encoding helix-turn-helix transcriptional regulator, with amino-acid sequence MQAETNKTLINRKKLLAMIPLSERTIFNMEQRGEFPRRIALTSRNVAWDLAEIEAWIEARRSSGTQAMRPGFNSSTVICGSAPLTNKSAALLRPQ
- a CDS encoding TIGR03756 family integrating conjugative element protein; its protein translation is MMRLRKFRGAVACMLLASTGPSFALNTASIVTAALSPDCLAYRIAGICYWLYCTTSGCTVRTSVKVRHYVPDAVVSSYSNTGANPWVEVRAMSTPNPTAQAGGDGTTNEEHENNLAKFKNADVIGHPAGAAFSAFASRSGYTCEGAGTPFVPYLLSTFDTLAWRYNVPEAVYPESLTPGVREIGSRLTANLWGNVYPRGGFLHQTHDHWSGAVVAQRAGDVVTRTGQPHVYQPLLARSYAGYWPAGPLVESNPDSGKWQELTPTLSSRCSVFPHSGPFVQAQQGDYAWALWRPYSCCQRRGQVFLGSVDF
- a CDS encoding integrating conjugative element protein, which encodes MKDTPHPPRRRHTRARDIAALVVLAALCTTSTAQTRIDEDGIRSSGSVIGSDVLYSIGGGRAVSMGPAGNMQSIGVGVGWNSNLICGDMSITTTLRNQLNGVTNGFQSIMSNVIQSATSAVASLPALIIQRADPGLYNLLTNGILQARLDFDRSKMTCRAIAGRMADMAGGQTGWDQLAEGMALKQAVASTDAVSAIERAESNKGNSGVPWVGGGNAGGSGQSPIKVVGDVTRAGYNLLNGRGATDTSSIAAGQCNGRLTCQTWSSPQAAATWATRVLGEREQRTCQTCTKTSTTPGVGLTPLIQEEYEVKLKALQDLVIGAKSPTSANLDAAGSASLPLTRAVIEALRDEPDQDLLGKRLASEVALASVMEKALLLQRTLLTGRKEPNVAANELATKAVDQESSALEQEIQNLKTELELRRDLAGNSPMTLIQRYSTRAAGSRGIYQGDPTRDRVQEIQKPRSTP
- a CDS encoding phosphoadenosine phosphosulfate reductase family protein is translated as MNAGSHFRRVQHLVNVSGGKDSTATYLLALESGRDYRAVFADTGNEHELTYEYVQRLPERTGGPPIEWVKADFRARMAKHKAYILEHWPRMGIPDALVREAADLHEPTGNPYLDLCITKGRFPSRMAQFCTSELKELPITEHVVLPMLRRGPVVQWLGIRAEESRHRARQPRINRHESGCYLWRPIFDWKLQDVWKKHADHGIAPNPLYALGMGRVGCMPCIHACKSELRSIAKRFPGHIDRIERWERVVAAANKRHAATFFPVRKDPTDVDRPGKYSGIRRLVEWCRTARGGRQYALFFDDQTGSGCSSDLALCERSSL